In one Pseudomonas sp. MM211 genomic region, the following are encoded:
- a CDS encoding transglutaminase family protein, with product MSIHVALHHVTHYRYDRAITLGPQIIRLRPAPHSRTRILSYSLSVEPGDHFINWQQDPQGNYLARLVFPEKTRELRVEVDLVAEMAVFNPFDFFLEPYAEQIPLTYTAGEQRELAPYLVKLPSEPHFAEYLASIDRTPRPSVDFLVALNQRLAADINYLIRMEPGVQTPEQTLLNASGSCRDSSWLLVQLFRHLGLAARFVSGYLIQLSADVKSLDGPSGTEVDFTDLHAWCEVYLPGAGWIGLDPTSGLFAGEGHIPLACSPEPSSAAPISGAVEDCESEFSHEMRVERIWEAPRVTKPYSDDQWRDIVELGRRVDEDLQAGDVRLTMGGEPTFVALDYPDDAEWNTAALGPNKRRLATDLFLRLREHYAPAALVHFGQGKWYPGEQLPRWSLNAFWRRDGQPVWQNSALLADESRDYGADAELAARFLGNLAERLGVEAQHCFPAYEDGLYYLWREGRLPDNVSPEDARLNDPLERERLRKVFDQGLDRVIGHVLPLARDTRRAGWRSGSWYLRDEYCRLVPGDSALGYRLPLDSLPWVRAEEYPYVTPADPSQVFAPLPSSAELQYQERGVWNGGRGNGSGKPKRGQSAVDVVRTALCAEPRGGRLYLFMPPLSDLEDYLELAAAIEETAAELQCPVLLEGCEPPNDPRLQFFRVTPDPGVIEVNIHPAASWDELVERTEFLYEQARQCRLSSEKFMIDGRHTGTGGGNHFVLGGATPADSPFLRRPDLLRSLVSYWHNHPSLSYLFSGLFIGPTSQAPRVDEARNDSLYELEIAFAQMPEMGRECPPWLVDRLLRNLLVDVTGNTHRAEFCIDKLYSPDSASGRLGLLELRAFEMPPNARMSLAQQLLLRALIARFWKEPYKPARLVRWGTELHDRFLQAHFVEQDFADVLQELAQSGYRLGAEWFAAHFEFRFPRAGDLNVKGIELELRQALEPWHVLGEEGAAGGAVRYVDSSLERMQVKLNGLTPDRYVLTCNGVPVPLRSTGKVGEFVAGVRFRAWQPAACLQPTIGVHAPLIFDLVDTWMNRSIGGCQYHVTHPGGRSYESLPVNAYEAESRRLARFFRLGHSPGKRPLLAPISNNELPMTLDLRRV from the coding sequence GCGAGTTGCGTGTCGAGGTGGATCTGGTCGCCGAAATGGCGGTGTTCAATCCCTTCGATTTCTTCCTCGAACCCTATGCCGAGCAGATTCCTCTGACCTATACCGCGGGCGAGCAGCGCGAGCTGGCGCCCTATCTGGTCAAGCTGCCGAGCGAACCGCACTTTGCCGAGTACCTGGCGAGCATTGATCGCACGCCACGGCCCAGTGTGGATTTCCTCGTGGCCCTGAATCAGCGCCTAGCCGCTGACATCAATTACTTGATTCGCATGGAGCCTGGCGTGCAAACGCCTGAGCAAACCCTGCTCAATGCTTCCGGTTCGTGCCGCGATTCATCCTGGCTGCTGGTGCAACTGTTCCGCCATTTGGGGCTGGCCGCGCGCTTTGTCTCCGGGTACTTGATTCAGCTCAGCGCCGACGTCAAATCCCTGGACGGTCCTTCGGGTACCGAGGTGGATTTCACCGACCTGCACGCCTGGTGCGAGGTTTACCTGCCGGGTGCGGGCTGGATCGGCCTTGACCCTACCAGCGGGCTGTTCGCGGGGGAGGGCCACATCCCTCTGGCCTGTAGTCCGGAACCTTCCTCAGCCGCGCCGATCAGTGGGGCGGTGGAGGATTGCGAAAGCGAGTTCAGCCACGAGATGCGCGTGGAGCGCATCTGGGAAGCGCCGCGGGTGACCAAACCCTACAGCGACGACCAGTGGCGCGACATCGTCGAGCTCGGCCGCCGCGTCGACGAAGACCTGCAGGCCGGCGATGTGCGTTTGACCATGGGCGGCGAGCCCACCTTTGTTGCCCTCGATTATCCCGATGATGCCGAATGGAACACGGCGGCCCTGGGCCCGAACAAGCGCCGCTTGGCCACGGATCTGTTCCTGCGCCTGCGTGAGCATTACGCGCCGGCCGCTCTGGTGCATTTCGGCCAAGGCAAGTGGTACCCGGGTGAGCAGTTGCCGCGTTGGTCGCTGAATGCCTTCTGGCGCCGGGACGGCCAGCCGGTTTGGCAGAATTCGGCGTTGCTGGCCGACGAAAGCCGCGACTATGGTGCCGACGCTGAACTGGCCGCGCGTTTCCTCGGCAACCTGGCCGAGCGCCTCGGCGTGGAGGCCCAGCACTGCTTCCCCGCTTATGAGGACGGCCTCTACTACCTGTGGCGCGAGGGGCGTTTGCCCGACAACGTCTCGCCCGAAGATGCCCGATTGAACGACCCGCTTGAGCGCGAGCGCCTGCGCAAGGTGTTCGATCAGGGGCTGGATCGAGTGATCGGCCATGTTCTGCCGTTGGCACGCGATACGCGCCGGGCCGGCTGGCGCAGTGGTTCCTGGTATCTGCGCGATGAATATTGTCGCCTGGTGCCTGGCGACTCGGCTCTGGGTTATCGCCTGCCGCTGGATTCGCTGCCCTGGGTCAGGGCCGAAGAGTATCCCTATGTGACACCGGCAGACCCTTCCCAGGTATTCGCGCCGCTGCCGTCCTCTGCTGAGCTTCAGTACCAAGAGCGTGGCGTTTGGAATGGTGGCCGGGGGAACGGATCAGGCAAGCCCAAGCGTGGTCAGTCAGCCGTGGATGTCGTGCGCACTGCGCTATGCGCCGAGCCCCGTGGCGGGCGCCTTTACTTGTTCATGCCGCCACTGAGCGATCTCGAAGACTACCTGGAACTGGCTGCGGCTATTGAGGAAACCGCGGCCGAGCTGCAGTGCCCGGTGCTGCTCGAAGGCTGCGAGCCGCCGAATGACCCGCGCCTGCAGTTCTTCCGGGTTACCCCAGACCCTGGTGTGATCGAGGTGAACATCCACCCGGCGGCTAGTTGGGACGAGTTGGTCGAGCGCACCGAGTTTCTTTATGAGCAGGCTCGCCAGTGTCGCCTGAGCAGCGAGAAGTTCATGATCGACGGTCGCCATACCGGCACCGGTGGCGGCAACCACTTCGTTCTGGGTGGTGCCACGCCAGCGGATTCACCCTTCCTGCGCCGCCCCGATCTGCTGCGTAGCCTGGTCAGTTATTGGCACAACCACCCGTCGTTGTCCTACCTGTTCTCGGGGCTGTTCATCGGCCCGACCTCCCAGGCGCCGAGGGTCGACGAGGCACGTAACGATTCGCTCTACGAGCTGGAAATCGCCTTCGCGCAGATGCCCGAAATGGGTCGCGAGTGTCCGCCCTGGCTGGTTGACCGGTTGTTGCGCAACCTGCTGGTGGATGTCACCGGCAATACCCACCGCGCCGAGTTCTGCATCGACAAGCTGTATTCGCCGGATTCGGCCTCGGGGCGCCTTGGTCTGCTCGAGTTGCGTGCTTTCGAGATGCCGCCCAATGCGCGCATGAGCCTTGCCCAGCAACTGCTGTTGCGGGCGCTGATCGCGCGTTTCTGGAAAGAACCCTACAAACCGGCGCGCCTGGTGCGCTGGGGCACCGAGTTGCATGATCGGTTTTTGCAGGCGCATTTTGTCGAGCAGGATTTCGCCGACGTGCTTCAGGAACTGGCGCAGAGCGGCTACCGCCTGGGTGCTGAATGGTTTGCCGCGCACTTCGAATTCCGCTTCCCGCGCGCCGGAGATCTCAACGTCAAAGGCATCGAGCTGGAGCTGCGCCAGGCGCTGGAGCCCTGGCATGTACTGGGTGAGGAGGGCGCGGCTGGCGGCGCGGTGCGTTATGTCGATTCGTCCCTCGAACGTATGCAGGTCAAGCTCAATGGCCTGACACCGGATCGCTACGTACTGACCTGCAATGGTGTGCCAGTGCCATTGCGCAGTACGGGCAAGGTCGGCGAGTTCGTCGCCGGCGTACGCTTTCGTGCCTGGCAGCCGGCGGCCTGCCTACAGCCTACGATAGGCGTACACGCGCCGTTGATATTCGACTTGGTGGATACCTGGATGAATCGCTCCATCGGCGGATGCCAGTATCATGTCACTCACCCGGGCGGGCGCAGCTATGAAAGCCTGCCGGTGAATGCCTATGAAGCTGAAAGTCGGCGTCTGGCGCGCTTCTTCCGCCTGGGTCATAGCCCGGGTAAAAGGCCGCTGCTGGCACCCATCAGTAATAACGAACTGCCCATGACCCTGGATTTGCGCCGAGTCTGA
- a CDS encoding circularly permuted type 2 ATP-grasp protein → MPDLLADYPLTDAAYHELLDAKGEVRPHWRKLLAQLQRSRPAQLQQRQAMLTRQIQENGVTYNVYADPDGADRPWELDLLPNLIPAAEWQTIAAGVAQRAALLDKVLADLYGPQQLLADGLLPPELVFGHENFLWPCQGLQPPGGTFLHVYAVDLARAPDGRWWVTADRTQAPSGAGYALENRQIVSRAFPELYRDLGVQYLAGFFRTLQDTLARQAPADGETPLVVVLTPGRFNESYFEHLYLARQLGYPLVEGSDLTVRDATLYLKTLAGLRRVHAVLRRLDDDFCDPLELRTDSALGVPGLLEAVRQGRVLVANALGSGVLEAPGLPGFLPAISEKLLGEPLLLPSIASWWCGEPPVLEEALEKLPELLIRPSFPSQSFTPVFGRDLDAAQRAELAARLRLRPYAYVAQALAQLSQAPVWQAEEGKLQSRAIGMRVFAVASADGYRVMAGGLTRVAAEADAEVVSMQRGGASKDTWVLGERHGPGEPWQGMRPLGAADLVRSDPYLPSRVVENLFWFGRYSERCEDNARLLRIMLSRYVDDDDDPQALEAALDLGESLGLLPDEEHGALDARLLEAVLGAEWPASLRTNLQRLQWTAGSVRGKLSQANWQALVELQRDAQNLEARGGDFGQLLDFLNRLLMSLAALSGFALDDMTRDDGWRFLMIGRCIERLQFLCDSVGSFLRGSTPDDQSALEWLLELGNSSITYRTRYMASAQLIPVLDLLLLDEQNPHAVLFQVRTLLRSLERLAERFHLPEAAALIQLERQLSAVDLRSLENPLFGARGIRAVLDGLANLLEAIGQASGKASDELGLRFFVHVAASQGTRSS, encoded by the coding sequence ATGCCAGACCTGCTTGCCGATTATCCGCTGACTGATGCGGCTTACCATGAGCTGCTCGATGCCAAGGGAGAGGTGCGCCCGCACTGGCGCAAACTGCTGGCCCAACTGCAACGCAGCCGCCCTGCGCAGCTGCAGCAGCGCCAGGCCATGCTGACCCGACAGATCCAGGAAAACGGCGTTACCTATAACGTTTACGCCGATCCTGATGGCGCGGATCGCCCCTGGGAACTGGATCTGCTGCCCAACCTGATTCCCGCCGCCGAGTGGCAGACCATCGCTGCCGGTGTGGCGCAGCGTGCAGCGTTGCTCGATAAGGTATTGGCCGATCTCTACGGCCCTCAGCAGTTGCTGGCCGATGGCCTGCTGCCGCCGGAGCTGGTTTTCGGCCACGAGAACTTTCTCTGGCCCTGCCAGGGCTTGCAGCCGCCAGGCGGTACTTTCCTGCATGTGTACGCCGTGGATCTGGCGCGGGCGCCCGATGGCCGCTGGTGGGTCACGGCCGATCGTACCCAGGCGCCTTCTGGCGCCGGTTACGCGCTGGAAAACCGGCAGATCGTTTCCCGCGCCTTCCCCGAGCTGTACCGGGATCTCGGCGTGCAGTACCTGGCTGGGTTCTTCCGCACCCTGCAGGACACTCTGGCACGTCAAGCTCCAGCCGATGGCGAGACGCCACTGGTGGTGGTGTTGACCCCCGGACGATTCAACGAAAGCTACTTCGAGCACCTGTACCTGGCCCGTCAGCTCGGTTATCCGCTGGTGGAAGGCAGTGACCTGACCGTGCGCGACGCCACCCTGTATCTCAAGACGCTTGCCGGGTTGCGCCGCGTGCACGCGGTGCTGCGCCGTCTCGACGACGATTTCTGCGACCCGCTGGAGCTGCGTACCGACTCCGCACTGGGCGTGCCCGGCCTGCTGGAAGCGGTGCGTCAGGGCCGCGTGCTGGTCGCCAATGCGCTCGGTAGTGGTGTGCTGGAGGCGCCCGGGTTGCCGGGCTTCCTGCCGGCGATCAGCGAGAAGCTGCTGGGTGAGCCGCTGCTGCTACCGAGCATCGCCAGTTGGTGGTGCGGTGAGCCGCCGGTGCTGGAGGAGGCACTGGAGAAATTGCCGGAGCTGCTGATCCGGCCGAGCTTCCCGTCGCAGAGTTTTACCCCGGTATTCGGCCGTGATCTGGATGCCGCGCAGCGTGCCGAACTGGCTGCACGCCTGCGGCTGCGCCCTTATGCCTATGTCGCTCAGGCGCTGGCGCAGCTGTCCCAGGCGCCGGTCTGGCAGGCCGAGGAGGGCAAGCTGCAATCCCGAGCCATCGGCATGCGCGTGTTCGCCGTGGCCAGTGCCGACGGTTACCGGGTGATGGCGGGCGGCCTGACCCGAGTGGCTGCAGAAGCCGACGCCGAGGTGGTGTCGATGCAGCGCGGCGGAGCTAGCAAGGACACCTGGGTACTCGGCGAGCGCCACGGCCCTGGTGAGCCTTGGCAGGGCATGCGCCCGCTGGGTGCCGCCGATCTGGTGCGCAGCGACCCCTATCTGCCGTCGCGGGTGGTGGAAAACCTGTTCTGGTTCGGTCGTTACAGCGAGCGCTGCGAGGACAACGCGCGACTGCTGCGCATCATGCTCAGTCGTTACGTCGATGACGACGATGACCCGCAAGCTCTTGAAGCTGCGCTGGATCTGGGCGAAAGCCTCGGCCTGCTACCGGATGAGGAGCACGGCGCACTGGATGCCCGGCTGCTGGAAGCGGTGCTTGGCGCCGAATGGCCGGCCAGCCTGCGTACCAATCTGCAACGCCTGCAATGGACCGCCGGCAGTGTGCGTGGCAAGCTGTCCCAGGCCAACTGGCAGGCGCTGGTGGAACTGCAGCGCGATGCGCAGAATCTGGAAGCCCGTGGCGGCGATTTCGGGCAGTTGCTGGATTTTCTCAATCGTTTGTTGATGTCCCTGGCGGCGCTCTCCGGGTTCGCGCTGGACGACATGACCCGTGACGATGGCTGGCGTTTCCTGATGATCGGCCGCTGCATCGAACGCCTGCAGTTCCTTTGCGACAGCGTTGGCAGCTTCCTGCGCGGCAGTACGCCGGATGATCAGTCGGCTCTCGAGTGGCTGCTGGAGTTGGGTAATAGCAGCATTACCTACCGCACCCGCTACATGGCTTCGGCGCAGCTGATTCCGGTACTCGACCTGCTATTGCTCGATGAGCAGAACCCCCACGCGGTGCTGTTCCAGGTGCGCACGCTGTTGCGCTCCCTGGAGCGCCTGGCCGAGCGCTTCCATCTGCCCGAGGCAGCTGCACTGATACAGCTTGAGCGGCAATTGAGCGCCGTCGATCTGCGTAGCCTGGAAAACCCACTGTTCGGCGCGCGGGGCATTCGCGCGGTACTTGATGGCCTGGCCAATCTGCTCGAGGCCATCGGGCAGGCGTCTGGCAAGGCGTCGGATGAACTGGGCCTGCGCTTTTTCGTGCACGTTGCCGCCAGCCAGGGAACCCGGTCGTCATGA
- a CDS encoding transglutaminase family protein — protein MSARYQVLHDTHYRYASPVSLAQQLAHLWPRDCAWQRCEERHLQVTPQPCQRHDIVDVFGNPLTRLAFERPHDALKVCARLSVEVLPRAYLDLQDSPSWESACEALGYQGRPWDLELLDATRYRFQSPYVRLKRAFSLFADDCFLPEQPLLLSVRTLMQKIFDEFTFDAEATQVATPLLKVLEERRGVCQDFAHLMLACLRSRGLAARYVSGYLLTQPPPGQPRLIGADASHAWVSVYCPRNGWVDFDPTNNILPALEHITLAWGRDFSDVSPLRGVILGGGDHDPEVQVTVMPLPAN, from the coding sequence ATGAGTGCGCGTTATCAGGTATTGCACGACACCCATTATCGCTACGCCTCGCCAGTGTCCCTGGCCCAGCAGCTGGCGCACTTGTGGCCGCGTGACTGCGCCTGGCAGCGCTGTGAAGAACGCCACCTGCAGGTCACCCCGCAGCCCTGCCAGCGTCACGACATCGTCGATGTATTCGGCAATCCGCTGACTCGCCTGGCTTTCGAGCGCCCGCATGATGCCTTGAAAGTCTGCGCCAGGCTGAGTGTCGAAGTGCTGCCGCGGGCGTATCTCGATCTGCAGGACTCGCCGTCCTGGGAATCCGCCTGTGAGGCACTGGGGTATCAAGGGCGGCCGTGGGATCTGGAGTTGCTGGATGCCACCCGCTACCGCTTTCAGTCACCCTACGTGCGCTTGAAGCGCGCCTTCAGCCTGTTCGCCGACGATTGCTTCCTGCCCGAGCAGCCGCTGCTGCTCTCGGTGCGCACGCTGATGCAGAAAATTTTCGACGAGTTCACCTTCGATGCCGAAGCCACACAGGTGGCGACGCCGTTGCTCAAGGTGCTCGAGGAACGCCGCGGGGTCTGTCAGGACTTCGCCCACCTGATGCTCGCCTGCCTGCGTTCCCGGGGCCTGGCGGCGCGTTACGTCAGCGGCTACCTGCTCACCCAGCCGCCACCCGGCCAGCCGCGCCTGATCGGCGCCGATGCTTCGCATGCCTGGGTGTCGGTGTATTGCCCGCGCAATGGCTGGGTGGACTTCGACCCGACCAACAACATTTTGCCGGCGCTGGAGCACATCACCCTGGCCTGGGGCCGTGACTTTTCTGATGTTTCCCCGTTGCGTGGGGTGATTCTCGGTGGTGGTGATCATGACCCCGAGGTGCAGGTCACGGTCATGCCGTTACCCGCGAACTGA
- a CDS encoding DUF58 domain-containing protein — protein MKPSSLLLRLLAGLLVVAIVLGALDALSVAVPERLVALWWGALLILTGAALIDALRLYRQASPRLQRHLPGNLPLGRWSDVQLTVHHAYPRALHIQVFDHVPQDMAVEHLPQQVELRPGEQTTFSYRVRPLLRGHFVFPRCEVSLPSPLRLWQSRRYLDLRDEARVYPDFARLYGAQLMAVDDWVAQLGVRQQQRRGLGQEFHQLREFRDGDTLRQIDWKATARKRTPIAREYQDERDQQILFLIDCGRRMRSQDGELSHFDHALNASLLLSYVALRQGDAVGLMTFAGEQSRYLAPVKGQAQVNVLLNAVYDLQSTQRPADYAAAADTLLSRQSRRALVVLITNLRDEDDEELLGAVKRLERRHRVLIASLREEVLDSLRHTEVRDYESALNYCGAVDYLNARNTLHERLAAHNVPVLDARPGELGPELVNRYLAWKKAGVL, from the coding sequence ATGAAGCCCTCCTCCCTCCTGCTCCGCCTGCTGGCCGGGCTGCTGGTGGTCGCCATCGTCCTCGGCGCGCTGGACGCCCTGTCCGTCGCCGTGCCGGAGCGCCTCGTCGCGCTCTGGTGGGGAGCCTTGCTGATCCTGACGGGCGCCGCGCTGATCGACGCCCTGCGCCTGTATCGCCAGGCGTCGCCGCGCCTGCAACGGCACCTGCCGGGCAACCTGCCACTGGGTCGCTGGAGCGATGTGCAGCTGACCGTCCATCACGCCTACCCGCGTGCGCTGCACATCCAGGTATTCGATCATGTCCCGCAGGACATGGCTGTCGAGCATCTACCGCAACAGGTCGAACTGCGCCCGGGCGAACAGACCACCTTCAGCTACCGGGTGCGCCCGCTGCTGCGTGGTCATTTCGTCTTTCCACGCTGCGAGGTCAGCCTGCCCAGCCCGCTGCGTCTGTGGCAGTCGCGGCGCTATCTGGATCTGCGCGACGAAGCGCGCGTCTACCCGGATTTCGCCCGCCTGTACGGCGCACAACTGATGGCCGTGGACGACTGGGTCGCCCAGCTGGGTGTGCGCCAGCAGCAGCGTCGTGGCCTCGGCCAGGAATTTCATCAGCTACGCGAATTCCGCGATGGCGACACGCTGCGGCAGATCGACTGGAAGGCCACTGCCCGCAAGCGCACGCCCATCGCCCGTGAGTATCAGGACGAACGTGACCAGCAGATTCTGTTCCTGATCGACTGCGGCCGGCGCATGCGCAGCCAGGACGGCGAGCTGTCGCATTTCGACCACGCCCTCAACGCCAGCCTGCTGCTCAGTTACGTGGCCCTGCGCCAGGGCGATGCCGTGGGGTTGATGACTTTCGCTGGTGAGCAAAGCCGCTACCTGGCGCCAGTCAAGGGCCAGGCTCAGGTCAATGTGCTGCTCAACGCCGTCTACGACCTGCAGAGCACCCAGCGCCCGGCCGACTACGCCGCGGCTGCGGATACCCTGCTCAGCCGCCAGAGCCGACGCGCCCTGGTGGTACTGATCACCAACCTGCGCGACGAGGACGACGAGGAGTTGCTGGGCGCGGTGAAACGCCTGGAACGTCGGCACCGGGTGCTGATCGCCAGCCTGCGCGAGGAAGTGCTCGACAGCCTGCGGCATACCGAGGTGCGCGACTACGAGTCGGCCTTGAACTATTGCGGCGCCGTGGATTACCTCAACGCACGCAACACCCTGCACGAGCGCCTGGCCGCTCACAACGTCCCGGTGCTGGACGCCCGCCCGGGTGAACTCGGCCCCGAGCTGGTCAACCGCTACCTGGCCTGGAAAAAGGCTGGAGTGCTGTAA
- a CDS encoding AAA family ATPase: protein MSEHTPDQPSSPISEPASTTAAPAASNIAQQRQRASQLAQALRQELQKAVIGQTAVIDDVLTALIAGGHVLLEGVPGLGKTLLVRALARCFGGEFARIQFTPDLMPSDITGHAVYDLQSEQFKLRKGPIFTNLLLADEINRAPAKTQAALLEVMQERQVTLEGRPLAVPLPFMVLATQNPIEQEGTYPLPEAELDRFMLKLHMDYPEQDEELSMVRQVSRSTKADMLEVTPLRTLLQAKDVLIMQKIAGDLPLDEQVLDYAVRLARATRSWPGLAIGAGPRASIALVRGARARALLRGGDFVLPDDVKGCALAVLRHRVRLSPELDIEGLSIDQVLLQLLDQVPAPRL, encoded by the coding sequence ATGAGCGAACATACGCCCGACCAGCCGAGCAGTCCGATCAGCGAGCCTGCCAGCACCACCGCCGCACCAGCCGCCAGCAATATCGCCCAGCAGCGCCAGCGTGCCAGCCAGTTGGCCCAGGCCTTGCGCCAGGAACTGCAGAAGGCGGTAATCGGCCAGACGGCAGTCATCGACGACGTACTTACCGCGCTGATCGCTGGCGGTCACGTACTGCTCGAAGGCGTACCCGGCCTCGGCAAGACCCTGCTGGTGCGCGCCCTGGCCCGCTGCTTCGGCGGTGAGTTCGCACGCATCCAGTTCACCCCGGATCTGATGCCCAGCGACATCACCGGCCACGCCGTGTACGACCTGCAGAGCGAACAGTTCAAACTGCGCAAGGGGCCGATCTTCACCAACTTGCTGCTTGCCGACGAGATCAACCGCGCTCCGGCCAAGACCCAGGCCGCGCTGCTGGAGGTCATGCAGGAGCGTCAGGTGACCCTAGAGGGCCGTCCGCTGGCAGTACCGCTGCCGTTCATGGTGCTGGCCACCCAGAACCCCATCGAACAGGAAGGCACCTACCCGCTGCCGGAAGCCGAACTCGACCGTTTCATGCTCAAGCTGCACATGGATTACCCCGAGCAGGACGAAGAGTTGAGCATGGTGCGTCAGGTATCGCGCTCGACCAAGGCCGACATGCTCGAAGTCACGCCCCTGCGCACCCTGCTGCAGGCCAAGGACGTGCTGATCATGCAGAAGATCGCCGGCGATCTACCGCTGGACGAACAGGTACTCGACTACGCTGTGCGCCTTGCCCGTGCGACCCGCAGCTGGCCGGGCCTGGCCATCGGTGCCGGCCCGCGCGCCTCCATCGCGCTGGTACGCGGCGCCCGCGCACGCGCTCTGCTGCGTGGCGGCGATTTTGTGCTGCCCGATGACGTCAAGGGCTGCGCCCTGGCCGTGTTGCGCCACCGCGTACGCCTGTCGCCGGAGCTGGATATCGAAGGGCTGTCCATCGATCAGGTGCTGCTGCAGTTGCTCGATCAGGTTCCCGCACCCCGTCTATGA
- a CDS encoding DUF4350 domain-containing protein, whose protein sequence is MNRTARFVIGALLVLGLGLLGSYLLSRAEPYEDVVSHGPSPEARDNPYMAAEHFLRKQGLEVARADNLTGLAELPSRGHTLLLLGNRSNLTPRQNERLLQWAAQGGHLLFVAERMWDEEQGKSGDLLLDALNVQQYPVEKLDEDEEEADSAADEETAEPTREESQEEPKDAYPQLTKLYLENEQAPAYVNFDTDFHLYDANNLAHVWANSGEATHLLQIYHGEGLISIVTDAWIWQNANLADYDNAWLLWYLSQDSAVTLIYNADRDNLLTLLQRHFTPALLALGLLLLMGLWHVGQRRGPLLQPQPASRRQLQEHLRGAADFLLRHGGQQRLLNNLQQDILRRARRRHPGFERLGVADQWQILGRLSRQPSAAISQAMRPLSKKRLSASDFTRQVAHLQTLRNAL, encoded by the coding sequence ATGAACCGCACCGCACGTTTCGTCATCGGCGCCCTGCTGGTACTGGGGCTTGGCTTGCTCGGCAGCTACCTGCTGAGCCGTGCCGAGCCCTATGAGGATGTAGTGAGCCACGGGCCATCTCCGGAGGCACGTGACAACCCCTATATGGCCGCCGAGCACTTTCTGCGCAAACAGGGCCTGGAAGTGGCGCGCGCCGACAACCTTACCGGCCTGGCCGAATTACCCAGCCGCGGCCATACCCTGCTGCTGCTCGGTAACCGCAGCAACCTGACACCACGCCAGAACGAACGCCTGCTGCAGTGGGCAGCACAGGGCGGTCACCTGCTGTTTGTCGCCGAACGCATGTGGGACGAAGAGCAAGGCAAGAGCGGCGACCTGCTGCTCGATGCTCTGAATGTGCAGCAATACCCGGTCGAGAAACTCGACGAAGACGAGGAAGAAGCAGACAGCGCTGCCGACGAGGAAACCGCGGAGCCGACCCGTGAGGAAAGCCAGGAAGAACCGAAGGATGCTTATCCGCAGCTGACCAAGCTGTACCTGGAAAACGAGCAGGCACCGGCCTATGTCAATTTCGATACCGACTTCCACCTGTACGACGCCAACAACCTTGCCCATGTCTGGGCCAATAGCGGCGAAGCCACGCACCTGCTGCAGATCTATCACGGCGAAGGGCTGATCAGCATCGTCACCGACGCCTGGATCTGGCAGAACGCCAACCTGGCCGATTACGACAACGCCTGGCTGCTCTGGTACCTCAGCCAGGACAGTGCCGTGACCCTGATCTACAACGCCGACCGTGACAACCTGCTGACCCTCCTGCAGCGTCATTTCACTCCGGCTCTGCTGGCCCTCGGCCTCCTGCTGCTAATGGGCCTGTGGCACGTCGGCCAGCGGCGCGGCCCGCTGCTGCAGCCGCAACCGGCGAGCCGCAGGCAACTGCAGGAACACCTGCGCGGTGCGGCCGACTTCCTGCTTCGTCACGGAGGCCAGCAGCGCCTGTTGAACAACCTGCAGCAGGACATCCTGCGTCGCGCCCGACGCCGTCATCCCGGCTTCGAGCGCCTGGGCGTCGCCGATCAGTGGCAGATTCTCGGCCGCCTCAGCCGCCAACCTTCCGCAGCCATCAGCCAGGCCATGCGCCCGCTGAGCAAGAAACGCCTTTCCGCCAGCGACTTCACCCGTCAGGTCGCCCACCTGCAAACACTCAGGAATGCCCTATGA